The genome window ACCTTGCTCTCTGCCATCGGTGTCCTCCTTGGGGTCGGGATCGCTGCTCCCGGGGCTGCGCCCGAGCTACTTCAACGCCGCGCCCCCGCCGACCACCTCCAGGGCGCGGAGGAAGATCTGCTCCCGGATCTCGACGAACTCGTCCCAGCGCGCCGTGAGCACGTACGCGAACAGCTCGATCTCGAGCGCCTGCGGCCCCATGCGGGCGAAGCGCGCGCGAGCCGACTCGGCGTGTACCTTGGGATGTGAAACGACCATCTCCCGCAGCGCGGCCAGCACCTGTCGGACCCGTTCCGCGCCCGTGCCCTGGGGCAGGGTGACCGTGGCGCGAACCGGGATGCGGTCGCGCTGGCTCAGGTTCTCGAGGGCGAGCGTCGAGAACTGCGCGTTCGGGATGGTGACCAGGGTGCGGTCCACGGTGCGCACCCGCGTCGAGCGCAGGCCGATGTCCTCGATCGTCCCGACCGTGTCGCCGAAGCGGCAGAAGTCGCCCACCCGCACCGGCTGATCCGCGACCAGGCTCACGCTGCCGAAGAGGTTCTCGACCGTCTTCTGCGCCGCCAGCGCCACCGCCAGCCCGCCGACGCCCAGGCCCGCGATGAGGCCGGTCACGTTGAACCCGAAGTTCTGCAACGCGGCGATGAACGCGATCACCGCGACGAAGACCTTGAGCGTGCGCCGCCCGAGCGGCACCGTCGCCATCGCCCGCAGGTGCCGGTGCTCGTCGAGCCGCCGCTCGAAGCGCGCCACGAGGACGTCGAGGCCGCGCAGGACGAGCCATGTGGCCGCGACGATCGCGAGGGCCTTCTCGGCGCCGACGAGGAAGCGCTGGACTGGCACGGCGAGCGCGAGGAAGCGGAGGCCCGCGGCGAAGACCGCGAGACCGATCGCGAAGCGGAGCGGCCCGCCCGCGTACTCCGCGAGCCGCTCGTCGAGGGCGGGACGGGCGGCGAGCAGGCGCCGCACGAGGCCAACGGCCAGCCGCCCGATGAGCTTCGCCGCGAGCCATGCCGTCGCGCCGAGGAGAGCGAGGCCGATCCACTGCCAGAGCCGGATCTGGAGGAAGCGCACCTGGAAGA of Deltaproteobacteria bacterium contains these proteins:
- a CDS encoding mechanosensitive ion channel family protein, giving the protein MVLRALLLVALVLCAPTAARPEAPTPAEPARPATALGPEVPRGAMARFLTACRQGRYALAAEYLNLRQLPQSVRARKGPELARELETVLDRALWVDVDRLSDQPEGDPEDGLPALRDSLGTIETATAPVEILIERVPQPSGPPVWKIAASTVAAIPALYDEFGWGPLAAVLPAPFFQVRFLQIRLWQWIGLALLGATAWLAAKLIGRLAVGLVRRLLAARPALDERLAEYAGGPLRFAIGLAVFAAGLRFLALAVPVQRFLVGAEKALAIVAATWLVLRGLDVLVARFERRLDEHRHLRAMATVPLGRRTLKVFVAVIAFIAALQNFGFNVTGLIAGLGVGGLAVALAAQKTVENLFGSVSLVADQPVRVGDFCRFGDTVGTIEDIGLRSTRVRTVDRTLVTIPNAQFSTLALENLSQRDRIPVRATVTLPQGTGAERVRQVLAALREMVVSHPKVHAESARARFARMGPQALEIELFAYVLTARWDEFVEIREQIFLRALEVVGGGAALK